A window of the Polaribacter sp. HaHaR_3_91 genome harbors these coding sequences:
- a CDS encoding Nif3-like dinuclear metal center hexameric protein, with product MIIKDITNYLEELAPLNYAEDFDNVGLLVGNYNTTVSGVLVTLDTLEKTVDEAIAKNCNLIVSFHPIIFGGLKKLNGNSYVERVVLKAIKNDIAIYATHTALDNSNNGVSAKMCEVLGLENPKVLIPKKGIIKKLTTYVPTKDSEAVRNSLFAAGAGNIGNYDNCSFNILGEGTFRGNEKSNPVIGIKGKDTTEKETLISITFESKNEAAILKTLKANHPYEEIAYEIITTENIHQNIGMGMIAELPSEMDETDFLLYLKATMKTDCVRHSNLINKKIKKVAVLGGSGSFAISNAIKAGADAYVSADFKYHEFFKAENSILLADIGHYESEQFTKNLLVDYLTKKFSNFAVILSEESTNPIYYI from the coding sequence ATGATCATAAAAGACATCACCAACTACTTAGAAGAATTAGCTCCCTTAAATTATGCTGAAGACTTTGACAATGTTGGTTTATTAGTAGGGAATTATAATACCACCGTTTCTGGTGTACTAGTAACTCTTGATACCTTAGAAAAAACGGTAGATGAAGCAATTGCTAAGAACTGTAATTTAATTGTTAGTTTTCATCCTATTATTTTTGGAGGTTTAAAAAAACTAAACGGAAATTCGTATGTAGAACGCGTAGTTTTAAAGGCCATAAAAAATGACATTGCTATTTATGCAACGCATACTGCCTTGGATAATTCTAATAATGGTGTTTCTGCTAAAATGTGCGAAGTTTTAGGTTTAGAAAATCCTAAAGTTTTAATTCCTAAGAAGGGAATTATTAAAAAACTAACCACTTATGTTCCTACTAAAGATTCAGAAGCAGTAAGAAATTCTCTATTTGCTGCAGGCGCAGGAAATATTGGGAATTATGATAATTGTTCTTTTAATATTTTAGGTGAAGGAACTTTTAGAGGAAACGAAAAATCGAATCCGGTTATTGGTATAAAAGGAAAAGATACAACTGAAAAAGAAACTTTAATTTCTATCACTTTCGAAAGTAAGAATGAAGCTGCTATTTTAAAAACTTTAAAAGCAAATCATCCTTACGAAGAAATAGCATATGAAATTATAACCACAGAAAATATACACCAAAATATTGGAATGGGAATGATTGCTGAACTTCCATCAGAGATGGATGAAACCGACTTTCTTTTATATTTAAAAGCCACAATGAAAACGGATTGTGTGCGCCATTCTAATTTAATCAATAAAAAAATAAAAAAAGTAGCTGTTTTAGGTGGATCTGGTAGTTTTGCCATTTCTAATGCAATAAAAGCAGGTGCAGATGCATATGTGAGTGCAGATTTTAAATATCATGAGTTTTTTAAAGCTGAAAACAGTATCCTTTTGGCAGATATTGGACATTATGAGAGTGAACAGTTTACAAAAAACCTTTTGGTAGACTATCTTACGAAAAAATTTAGTAATTTTGCAGTCATTTTATCAGAAGAAAGTACAAATCCTATATATTATATATAA
- the lpxK gene encoding tetraacyldisaccharide 4'-kinase, with protein MKFLRFLLFPFAIIYDVVTSIRNFFFEVGFFKQTSFKIPIIVVGNLSVGGTGKTPQIEYLIRLLKDGFKTAVLSRGYKRKTEGFVLLNSTHSAEDVGDEPLQYYKKFNTIDVAVDANRVAGITKLITDNAPEVILLDDAYQHRKVKGSFYILLTKYDDLFTDDFLLPTGNLRESSSGAKRADVILVTKCPVNLTESSKNSIKQKLKKFHKKVFFTTISYDDQTAGSESILVNDLKDYDVLLITGIANPTPLLSFLTEKNVNFKHLKFPDHHHFTDNEIEIIKKEYTNLKSSKKLILTTEKDYVRLENRVEALSFLGIQTSFLEGQEVFNSILKNHIQ; from the coding sequence ATGAAATTTCTAAGATTTTTACTTTTTCCGTTTGCCATTATTTATGATGTGGTCACTAGCATACGAAACTTTTTTTTTGAAGTAGGTTTTTTTAAACAGACTTCTTTTAAGATTCCGATAATTGTGGTTGGCAATTTAAGTGTGGGAGGAACTGGGAAAACTCCGCAAATAGAATATTTAATCCGTTTATTAAAAGATGGTTTTAAGACAGCTGTTTTAAGTAGAGGATACAAACGTAAAACAGAAGGTTTTGTATTGCTTAATAGTACGCATTCTGCGGAAGATGTTGGAGATGAACCTTTACAATACTATAAAAAGTTTAATACCATTGATGTTGCTGTTGATGCAAATAGAGTAGCAGGAATTACTAAGTTGATTACAGACAATGCTCCTGAAGTTATTTTATTAGATGATGCTTATCAACATAGAAAAGTAAAAGGTAGTTTTTACATTTTATTGACAAAGTATGATGATTTATTTACGGATGATTTTTTATTACCAACAGGAAATTTAAGAGAAAGTAGTAGTGGAGCAAAGCGAGCGGATGTTATTTTGGTTACCAAATGCCCTGTAAATTTAACGGAGTCTTCCAAAAACAGTATTAAACAGAAGTTAAAGAAGTTCCATAAAAAGGTGTTTTTTACAACGATTTCTTATGATGATCAAACGGCTGGATCTGAATCTATTTTGGTGAATGATTTAAAAGACTACGATGTTTTATTAATAACAGGAATTGCAAATCCAACACCACTTTTATCTTTTTTAACGGAGAAAAACGTGAATTTTAAACATTTAAAATTCCCAGATCATCATCATTTTACAGATAATGAAATAGAAATAATTAAGAAGGAATACACGAATTTAAAGTCTTCTAAAAAGCTTATTTTAACAACAGAAAAAGATTACGTGCGTTTAGAAAATAGGGTGGAAGCACTTTCATTTTTAGGAATACAAACTTCTTTTTTAGAAGGACAAGAAGTGTTTAATTCAATACTTAAAAACCATATACAATAA
- a CDS encoding YebC/PmpR family DNA-binding transcriptional regulator: protein MGRAFELRKGRKMKRWSAMAKTFTRIGKDIVMAIKEGGPNPDSNSRLRAVMQNAKAANMPKDNVERAIKKATDKDTADYKEVLFEGYAPHGIAVLLETATDNNNRTVANVRSAFNKCDGNLGTSGSVVFMFDHVCTFTIKKEDITIDLEELELELIDFEVEEVFDDEEGIIIYAPFEQFGAIQTYFEENSTEILSSGFERIPTTTTKLNEEQQADVEKLLEKLEEDDDVQNVFHSMEM, encoded by the coding sequence ATGGGAAGAGCATTCGAGCTTAGAAAAGGACGAAAAATGAAACGTTGGTCAGCAATGGCAAAAACCTTTACTAGAATTGGTAAAGATATTGTAATGGCTATTAAAGAAGGTGGTCCAAATCCCGATTCTAACTCTAGATTAAGGGCAGTTATGCAGAATGCAAAAGCTGCAAACATGCCTAAAGATAATGTAGAACGTGCAATTAAAAAAGCTACCGATAAAGATACTGCAGACTATAAAGAAGTTTTGTTTGAAGGGTACGCACCTCACGGAATAGCGGTTCTTTTAGAGACTGCAACAGATAATAATAATAGAACTGTAGCCAATGTAAGGTCTGCTTTTAATAAGTGTGATGGTAATTTAGGTACTTCTGGTTCTGTCGTTTTTATGTTCGATCATGTATGTACTTTTACAATCAAAAAAGAAGATATTACAATCGACTTAGAAGAGTTAGAGTTAGAATTAATCGATTTTGAAGTTGAAGAAGTTTTTGATGATGAAGAAGGAATTATCATTTATGCTCCTTTTGAGCAATTTGGAGCTATCCAAACTTACTTTGAAGAAAATAGTACAGAAATTTTATCTTCAGGATTTGAAAGAATCCCTACTACAACCACAAAATTAAACGAAGAGCAACAAGCAGATGTAGAAAAATTGTTGGAGAAACTAGAAGAAGATGATGACGTGCAAAACGTCTTTCACTCTATGGAAATGTAA